The proteins below come from a single Tribolium castaneum strain GA2 chromosome 9, icTriCast1.1, whole genome shotgun sequence genomic window:
- the Epg5 gene encoding ectopic P granules protein 5 homolog isoform X1, with the protein MEAVKPKQKTKKKRDKKVTAEVTTLKNDEKEIDSCEEAVKEETATQSEVTTLTTSESQISEFDKLLNTNKLLACELKSQEYPTCVKSTVKKQAIKPYTEEQLATLYTNSELQMIGDFTSQYVEAELKGLATKHHPLYELLATYLQVRAKIIGNTMELDQLRKEYCELQAMLWTTDTATVTGRGECLDGTNVTTTHSYQKATFHRSVFQSIARVLGLIRKLTYDNYTLYSYTAEDLRLQIELYVQTAINNCMNATGISKDSPVILSLQDEPLHLKPFLCEIRLCISVLFAFQRKLIRDVQFLKETREWLSRLIAVLLRLATYQDHLFIISHILRCPAGVGSWACSFIQTPLDEAFTESPFSSYQINHVLAVLTMILSPINERERFLADIVQNHDTPSDALWIVVDSEGEEDDESGCSLRENDLVAFLTQLPFEALFRNVLLVERKNFENLYDGSKVTQHHILRFFAFATVFLKIVDKGLRSYDQARYKQFAKRLSRLIRHIVQYATDQWELFQKNPNSSDEAMMERLQVEYDAFFLRAIHYLYTSQRSGAWQFLAVIPYNMITIETVWKIFYFLHDSDQGLLAPDNAGKLWDRSFRLQFEEKLAALADDELYYLLNTFANLALARESHEMDFIEAATKDLLQVGFVSGTTQDICAKSARTLLTHITSKYPHLLSMILKFVKENIEMTGSLVLYLYEELPLTVWKLTDDDLSIIAWFLCHNSIQTNESKLARMILSRLNWDLIPFELHREVALLVLRACEQEPGYLQWGWQTILRLKLHINDKAFTDIKQVLDPENYDVIIKGVQQQQPLASFVSVLMTSWGHLIPLICGNGLSQLLFLQTHQKHEAVLFALYVIVPLFIDSQEYIINNERFQEIISKLINADRGYISMAKSLISVQNTILQQFGNMIETQIVNFANYGLSSPRSLVRLWVNTFVSIPNWSRDSGVMYLLDVIVRAAFFHQDALEVTNNILKELLQNNVTQEQGTISSIFKWVSSSATNYTLISGSLSSYTWLAFLVIELEFEDREKRTGLWRELLLQLDGQKGKVNVDAAIKKAASVLKIQPFGSGFLSIYRWAQQAMDSPIEHPLVPLLWQKFFVLYLARIPVSRAGSNGCVGEKFFDGLVNFAFLKRMKRKLQETLDYYVEKMNGEEDGSRRPFLEACVNLFKAFTAWLEEPRLQKDNLHLPSLPALYQPNLLAFIIQGSNTPWYEYVDYDKIKLEQVESVQIWQSSNFRHKSNINKPLLNPGKSMESVDPIERILRRLSSYETCKNPPEINNNLLQIPPIDFTDKTALLNSLEQCFKTLKQFAHNHTLKLSEHKALDCSYQELVPQLYRSVLNKVSKKVPCKGRNETVNCSGAALIVLEVQEARVNERIDHQIQTNRNAYESLLTKSLQAPATALCTASVTLQQAIKILQLQVGANPARGELGTELFYHILSLINDETSGYLPTKTLFASCLEKLGQSHIAGVEFEMPRLLEKILKEPNLGGYLAPHFSPSNVGTVNLLYMYSRICQEIGKNYDVAFALLSKFEIDKWLHAKEPKLNQRSEFIQCVVRALSTLGFEPPVESLILHGLYRRHLLTIFEFQFPEHYGDVLINLLKSSNGNSENSLLSTSVWLDIVNCLARPVQINYKAPLKDQLRQYTQHQKMLQHQELLETAELFAKHFTQERLQYGLYGLYPKCRNYIDIFVILLGMTGHGLITSTLNTHQGLLGDKLLQKIWPYLINMFAPWIVPYSMQTLKENMASWIQQLADDRSVLLPWIPSDGPLAQKVVTIFCECVHFLIYTLPASSGNILSFIWQWYVTSFAHNAVKVHVLGPVHHSFLTFPWESFWPSVTDLEFMLRVIDQYLPESHSFLGHIFMAVSWSPWLSNFKGSPQQIRERICHCYLHLLVKLSNEPNVRNKYADRIKSLLVESENFGLEGVDSSVYQHVMDWYVLSCDPSVIFRSDPLDVDFRVLHFLKCVSGYDRVLEESDAQIRTKRFVYIKSFVKLLSVYVNRCKSVVATKESDLNTVITQQLIHLDKNVKIQDEFNAILRELLGIVNLADIRHCVLKCFDSWILNKTGDEMAVKGVLQVAGVTVEDTEALGFLLESTLTCYFQSSVSGSFNPSWCEVAETLSVVRSKETELERVMLSRGYILALNALFLQKMKKCSDYESLLNLVTEWMRDLKISGESAESKVPLLWVGFLRLSLQYCEIDENTTGIILHKFAKILIQVSEDKSGSKWGRGLLSAIGINKQEAVSINFRFLCRALGGYVLAQLPDMKGGPQVVRRHAYAPCRVGQSGGNSECAKILMSLGFGQSQGKIKECEELALKKIQDAENSMHNAAKFVEGLVKQFYIKPYLKDLS; encoded by the exons ATGGAGGCAGTGAAAccgaaacaaaaaacaaag AAAAAACGTGATAAGAAAGTCACTGCGGAAGTGACCACACTAAAAAATGACGAGAAAGAGATCGACAGCTGCGAGGAAGCAGTCAAAGAGGAAACTGCGACTCAAAGTGAGGTCACAACACTCACAACTAGCGAGTCCCAAATTAGCGAATTCGACAAGTTGCttaacacaaataaattactCGCATGCGAACTCAAGTCGCAAGAATACCCAACTTGTGTGAAAAGCACAGTGAAAAAACAGGCCATAAAACCATACACTGAGGAGCAGTTAGCCACACTGTACACTAACAGTGAACTGCAAATGATTGGCGATTTTACTTCGCAGTATGTCGAAGCTGAGCTCAAGGGGCTAGCCACCAAACACCATCCTTTGTACGAGCTTCTGGCCACTTACTTGCAAGTCAGGGCCAAAATTATAG GCAACACAATGGAGCTGGACCAACTCCGCAAGGAATATTGCGAGTTACAGGCGATGCTTTGGACGACCGACACAGCGACTGTGACCGGTCGAGGCGAATGCCTCGACGGCACAAACGTCACAACGACTCACTCCTACCAAAAAGCGACCTTTCACAGATCCGTTTTCCAAAGTATCGCCCGCGTCTTGGGCCTAATCCGCAAACTGACGTACGATAATTACACCCTGTACTCATACACAGCCGAAGATTTGCGTCTACag ATCGAATTGTACGTCCAAACCGCCATTAACAATTGCATGAACGCTACGGGGATTAGCAAAGACTCGCCTGTGATTTTATCACTGCAGGACGAACCTCTCCACCTTAAACCATTCCTCTGCGAGATACGTCTGTGTATTTCGGTGCTTTTCGCCTTTCAGCGTAAATTAATTCGCGACGTGCAGTTTCTCAAAGAGACTAGAGAGTGGTTGAGTCGGTTAATTGCCGTCTTACTCCGACTGGCTACATATCAGGACCACTTATTCATCATTAGTCATATTTTGCGGTGTCCGGCTGGGGTCGGTTCTTGGGCTTGCTCCTTCATTCAGACACCTCTCGATGAAGCTTTCACCGAATCGCCCTTCTCCTCGTACCAAATCAACCACGTCCTGGCTGTTTTAACAATGATTCTCTCACCGATCAACGAACGCGAGCGTTTTTTGGCCGACATTGTGCAAAACCACGACACTCCAAGTGACGCACTTTGGATTGTAGTGGACTCGGAGGGTGAAGAAGACGACGAATCGGGTTGTTCGCTGCGTGAAAATGACTTGGTCGCTTTCCTAACGCAGTTGCCGTTTGAGGCGCTTTTCCGGAACGTGCTTCTAGTCGAGAGGAAAAATTTCGAGAATTTGTACGACGGTTCTAAGGTTACGCAACACCATATCTTGCGCTTTTTCGCATTTGCGACGGTTTTCCTAAAGATTGTGGATAAGGGGCTACGTAGTTACGACCAGGCGAGGTATAAACAATTCGCGAAGCGTTTGAGTCGATTGATCAGACATATCGTACAATATGCGACCGATCAGTGGgagttgtttcaaaaaaaccCAAATTCGAGTGATGAGGCAATGATGGAGCGCCTGCAAGTCGAGTACGATGCGTTTTTCCTGCGGGCGATTCACTACTTGTATACGTCGCAAAGGTCAGGCGCTTGGCAATTCCTCGCCGTGATTCCGTACAACATGATTACGATTGAAACGGTTTGGAAGATTTTCTATTTCTTGCATGACTCGGATCAAGGGTTACTCGCGCCTGACAATGCGGGGAAATTGTGGGACAGGAGTTTTCGGCTACAATTTGAGGAAAAACTCGCCGCTTTGGCCGACGATGAACTGTATTATCTCCTAAACACGTTTGCGAACCTAGCCCTAGCCAGGGAATCCCACGAGATGGATTTTATCGAAGCTGCAACCAAGGATTTGTTGCAAGTTGGTTTCGTAAGCGGGACGACTCAGGATATTTGTGCCAAATCAGCCCGAACTCTTTTGACACACATCACGTCCAAATACCCACACTTGCTATcaatgattttgaaatttgtcAAAGAAAACATCGAAATGACTGGTTCTCTTGTACTCTATCTTTACGAAGAGTTGCCTTTGACCGTTTGGAAACTAACCGATGATGATTTATCGATCATTGCCTGGTTTTTGTGCCACAATTCGATCCAAACGAACGAAAGCAAACTCGCTCGCATGATTTTGTCCCGTTTGAATTGGGACCTAATCCCGTTTGAGTTGCACCGTGAGGTTGCACTTCTAGTTTTGAGAGCGTGTGAACAAGAACCCGGTTATTTGCAATGGGGGTGGCAAACAATCCTACGATTGAAACTCCACATCAATGATAAGGCCTTCACTGATATTAAACAAGTCCTAGATCCGGAAAATTACGACGTGATTATTAAAGGCGTCCAGCAGCAACAACCCTTGGCTAGTTTTGTCTCAGTTTTGATGACTTCCTGGGGCCATTTAATCCCACTGATTTGTGGCAATGGGCTCTCCCAGTTGTTGTTCCTCCAAACGCACCAAAAACACGAAGCTGTGCTTTTTGCCCTTTACGTAATTGTTCCCCTATTCATTGATTCACAAGAATATATAATTAACAACGAACGCTTCCAAGAAATCATCTCCAAGTTGATTAACGCGGACCGTGGCTACATTTCAATGGCCAAAAGTTTGATCAGTGTGCAAAATACGATTTTGCAACAGTTCGGAAACATGATAGAGACACAGATTGTCAATTTTGCCAATTATGGTCTCTCAAGTCCGCGTAGTTTAGTCCGATTGTGGGTCAACACGTTCGTTTCAATCCCCAACTGGAGCCGGGACTCCGGTGTCATGTATTTACTAGACGTGATAGTCCGAGCGGCGTTTTTCCACCAGGACGCCCTCGAAGTCACCAATAACATCCTCAAGGAGCTTTTGCAAAACAACGTAACGCAAGAGCAAGGCACGATCAGTTCGATTTTTAAGTGGGTGTCAAGTTCGGCGACTAACTACACGCTCATTTCGGGTTCGCTGTCGAGTTACACTTGGCTGGCGTTTTTGGTGATTGAGTTGGAGTTTGAGGATCGGGAGAAGAGGACGGGGTTGTGGCGAGAGTTGCTTTTGCAGCTTGATGGGCAAAAGGGGAAGGTGAATGTCGATGCGGCGATTAAAAAAGCGGCTTCGGTTTTGAAAATACAGCCGTTTGGTTCGGGGTTTTTGTCGATTTATCGGTGGGCGCAACAAGCCATGGATTCGCCAATTGAGCATCCTTTGGTGCCGTTATTGTGGCagaaatttttcgttttgtatTTGGCAAGGATTCCGGTCAGTCGGGCGGGGAGTAATGGTTGTGTGGGGGAGAAGTTTTTCGACGGGTTGGTTAATTTTGCGTTCCTGAAGCGAATGAAGAGAAAATTGCAGGAAACTTTGGATTATTATGTGGAGAAAATGAACGGCGAAGAGGATGGGTCGAGGAGGCCGTTTCTGGAGGCTTGTGTTAA TTTGTTTAAGGCTTTCACTGCGTGGCTGGAAGAGCCGCGACTGCAAAAGGACAATCTTCATTTGCCTTCGTTACCCGCGTTATATCAACCGAATTTGTTGGCTTTTATTATCCAGGGCAGCAAT ACTCCTTGGTACGAATACGTCGATTACGACAAAATCAAGTTGGAACAAGTGGAGTCGGTGCAAATTTGGCAATCGTCAAATTTTCGCcacaaatcaaacatcaaCAAACCGCTCCTAAACCCGGGAAAATCAATGGAAAGTGTGGATCCAATCGAGCGGATTTTACGTCGCTTGAGCTCGTACGAAACTTGTAAAAACCCGCCGGAAATTAACAATAATCTTCTTCAAATTCCTCCAATTGATTTCACCGATAAAACTGCATTGCTTAATTCATTGGAGCAGTGTTTCAAGACTTTGAAACAATTTGCACA CAATCACACTTTGAAGTTATCGGAACACAAAGCTTTGGATTGTTCGTATCAAGAGTTAGTGCCACAGTTGTACCGTTCTGTTTTGAATAAAGTGAGCAAGAAAGTTCCCTGTAAGGGCCGAAACGAAACTGTGAATTGTTCAGGCGCTGCACTTATCGTACTAGAAGTGCAAGAAGCAAGAGTTAACGAACGAATCGATCATCAAATCCAAACAAATCGTAACGCATACGAGTCACTTTTGACTAAGTCATTACAAGCCCCAGCTACGGCCCTTTGTACCGCTTCAGTGACCTTACAACAAGCCATAAA GATATTGCAATTACAAGTCGGGGCTAATCCTGCCAGGGGTGAGCTTGGTACCGAATTGTTTTACCATATCTTGTCGTTGATTAATGACGAAACTAGTGGTTATTTACCAACAAAAACACTGTTTGCTTCctgtttggaaaaattaggaCAGTCACATATTGCCGGTGTCGAGTTTGAAATGCCGCGTCTTttggagaaaattttaaaagagccGAATTTGGGAGGGTATTTAGCACCGCATTTTTCCCCAAGTAATGTAGGCACAGTGAATCTTCTCTACATGTACTCGAGGATTTGCCAAGAGATTGGGAAGAACTACGACGTGGCTTTCGCCCTTTTATCAAAG TTCGAAATCGATAAATGGCTGCATGCCAAAGAACCAAAACTGAACCAACGTTCGGAATTCATCCAATGTGTGGTTCGGGCCTTGTCAACTTTAGGTTTTGAACCACCTGTTGAATCCTTGATCCTTCACGGTTTATACAGACGTCACTTATTGACCATATTTGAGTTCCAATTTCCTGAACATTACGGTGACGTTTTGATCAATCTATTGAAAAGTAGTAATGGAAATAGCGAGAATTCTCTTCTATCGACTAGCGTTTGGCTGGACATTGTCAATTGTTTGGCCCGTCCTGtccaaattaattacaaagcaCCGCTAAAGGATCAATTGAGACAATACACCCAACACCAGAAAATGTTGCAACATCAGGAGTTGCTCGAAACTGCGGAACTTTTCGCCAAACATTTCACCCAGGAACGGTTGCAGTACGGTTTGTACGGTCTCTACCCCAAATGTCGGAATTACATCGACATTTTTGTGATTCTTTTGGGGATGACGGGGCATGGTCTCATCACTAGTACGTTGAATACGCATCAGGGGTTGCTTGGGGATAAGTTGCTCCAGAAAATTTGGCCTTATTTGATCAATATGTTTGCCCCATGGATCGTCCCCTACTCCATGCAAACTTTGAAGGAGAACATGGCCTCATGGATCCAGCAATTGGCCGACGATCGTTCAGTCCTCCTCCCTTGGATCCCATCAGATGGGCCTTTGGCCCAAAAAGTGGTCACCATCTTCTGCGAATGCGTCCATTTCCTCATCTACACTTTACCAGCCTCCTCTGGTAACATCCTCAGTTTTATATGGCAATGGTATGTGACCAGTTTTGCGCATAATGCGGTCAAAGTTCACGTTTTGGGTCCTGTTCATCATTCGTTTTTGACGTTTCCTTGGGAGAGTTTTTGGCCGTCGGTGACCGATCTGGAGTTTATGTTACGGGTGATTGACCAATATCTGCCCGAATCGCATTCGTTCCTTGGCCATATCTTCATGGCAGTGTCTTGGTCGCCGTGGCTCAGTAATTTCAAAGGCTCCCCGCAACAAATCAGAGAACGCATCTGTCATTGTTACCTCCATCTTTTGGTAAAACTATCAAACGAACCCAACGTGCGTAACAAATACGCGGATCGAATTAAAAGTTTGTTGGTCGAGTCGGAAAATTTTGGACTCGAAGGTGTAGACTCAAGTGTCTATCAGCACGTAATGGATTGGTACGTCCTGAGTTGCGACCCTTCGGTCATTTTCAGGAGCGATCCGCTTGATGTTGATTTTAGAGTCCTACA TTTCCTGAAGTGTGTCTCGGGGTATGATAGAGTATTAGAAGAGAGCGATGCGCAAATTCGCACTAAACGCTTCGTTTATATCAAAAGTTTTGTCAAGCTGTTATCGGTTTACGTAAATAGGTGTAAGTCTGTAGTTGCGACCAAAGAAAGTGATTTGAATACTGTGATAACCCAACAATTGATTCATTTggataaaaatgtgaaaatccAAGACGAATTCAATGCCATTTTGAGAGAATTGCTAGGGATTGTAAATTTAGCCGATATTCGTcattgtgttttaaaatgtttcgaTTCTTGGATTTTAAATAAGACTGGGGATGAAATGGCTGTTAAAGGGGTGTTGCAAGTTGCCGGGGTCACAGTCGAGGATACTGAAGCACTAGGTTTTCTACTGGAATCAACTTTGACCTGTTACTTCCAAAGCAGTG TTTCCGGTTCGTTTAACCCAAGTTGGTGTGAAGTCGCGGAAACTTTGAGCGTGGTCCGAAGTAAGGAGACCGAACTGGAGCGAGTTATGCTTAGTCGTGGCTACATCCTAGCTTTGAACGCTTTATTCCtccaaaaaatgaaaaaatgtagTGACTACGAAAGCCTCCTGAATTTGGTCACAGAATGGATGCGGGATCTGAAAATCAGCGGCGAATCCGCCGAATCCAAAGTCCCCCTGCTTTGGGTCGGTTTCCTTCGCTTGTCTTTACAGTATTGCGAAATTGACGAAAACACCACTGGGATCATTTTACACAAGTTTGCGAAAATCCTCATTCAAGTCTCGGAAGATAAGTCGGGCTCGAAGTGGGGCCGAGGTTTGCTCAGTGCTATCGGGATCAACAAGCAGGAGGCAGTTTCGATCAA TTTCAGATTTTTGTGTCGCGCTTTGGGCGGCTATGTCCTGGCCCAACTACCTGACATGAAAGGAGGGCCTCAGGTAGTCAGACGCCATGCGTATGCCCCATGCCGTGTGGGTCAATCGGGGGGAAACAGCGAATGCGCCAAGATACTTATGAGTCTTGGTTTCGGACAGTCCCAGGGGAAAATCAAAGAGTGCGAAGAGTTGGCCTTGAAGAAAATACAGGATGCCGAAAATTCCATGCATAACGCGGCGAAGTTCGTCGAAGGCTTAGTCAAGCAGTTTTATATTAAACCATACTTGAAAGATCTATCCTAA